CTGATGCATGAAAACCTGCGCGTGGCAGGCAACGCACTCAGCCGATCGATCAATGCGCAGGCCGAGCACTGGATGCGCGTCGGCATGCTCACCGAGCTGTATCCGGAGTTGAACCACCGGGAAATCTGCCAGCTGCTGATCCGCGCCGAGCTCGCCGGGGGACTGGACATCTCGGTGGCTGCCACGGCCTCCTCGGGCAAGCCCGCCCCCTCCTCGCCCGGGCAGCACTGATGGCCAGCGACATTCGCATCAAGTCGGCCGAGCAGATCGCGATGGCCCGGCAGGCCGGGCAACTGGCCGCGGAGGTCCTCAGCATGGTGGCACCCCACGTCGTGCCCGGCGTAAGCACTGAAGCGCTCGACCGCATCTGCCATGACCACATCGTGAATGTCCAGGGCGCCATTCCAGCCAATGT
This region of Acidovorax sp. GBBC 1281 genomic DNA includes:
- a CDS encoding ParD-like family protein, yielding MGIVKISDLMHENLRVAGNALSRSINAQAEHWMRVGMLTELYPELNHREICQLLIRAELAGGLDISVAATASSGKPAPSSPGQH